A stretch of Eleutherodactylus coqui strain aEleCoq1 chromosome 2, aEleCoq1.hap1, whole genome shotgun sequence DNA encodes these proteins:
- the LOC136612810 gene encoding cis-aconitate decarboxylase-like, translating into MLSPLVYNTRKFHELSRHIHKLAVKVAIGDQLEDTVTNSFASFINGTRPEHLSDVVRHRSKRMILDNIGVGLVGSTTYVFNIVVKYCQDLNFSAQDNSGFCSVYGRKGLKLPPTLAAYANGVAVHSMDFDDTWHPATHPTGTVLPALLALSQLLSRDRRVSGEDFLTAFNVGIEIQGRLMSFSNEAKNIPKKFHPPSVVGTMGSAAASAKLLLLGKDQCTHALAIAASLAGAPMANAATLAKPLHIGNATRLGLEAAILAANGMEASSLILDDVPGCSGFSAFYSDYQPKTLASPGKHYDFLLQKQDIAFKSFPAHLGMHWIVDAAVSVRSKFEEKYGIFNPSTIQTIILRIPVSKYINRPYPDSEHEARHSFQFNACTALLDGEVNITSFHEDRMFRNEIHNLLSKIVVEHPQDNEANFDKMYGEVVLLLKSGERMIGKCDTFYGHWRKPLSRESLLKKFLSNAGQVLKEDQVQAVIQMVENLESITDSSQLPTLLH; encoded by the exons ATGCTCTCCCCTCTTGTCTAT AACACCAGGAAATTTCATGAACTATCAAGACATATTCACAAATTAGCTGTGAAAG TGGCAATTGGAGACCAATTGGAAGACACAGTCACCAACAGTTTTGCATCATTTATCAATGGAACACGTCCTGAGCATCTATCTGATGTAGTGCGCCACAGAAGTAAGCGCATGATACTGGACAACATTGGTgtgggactggttggcagcacaaCATATGTCTTTAATATTGTGGTGAAATACTGCCAG GACCTGAATTTCTCAGCTCAGGACAATTCTGGATTCTGTTCAGTCTATGGCCGAAAAGGTTTAAAGCTCCCACCAACCCTGGCAGCCTATGCCAATGGAGTTGCT GTACACTCCATGGACTTTGATGATACATGGCACCCTGCCACTCATCCAACAGGCACTGTGCTTCCTGCCCTTCTGGCACTGTCTCAGTTGCTTTCACGTGATAGAAGAGTCAGTGGTGAAGATTTCCTGACAGCTTTCAATGTGGGGATTGAAATACAAGGAAGACTGATGAGTTTTTCTAATGAAGCAAAGAATATTCCTAAAAA ATTTCATCCACCTTCTGTTGTTGGCACCATGGGAAGTGCAGCAGCTTCAGCCAAGCTTCTTTTATTAGGCAAAGATCAATGCACCCATGCCCTGGCAATTGCAGCCTCTCTCGCTGGTGCTCCGATGGCAAATGCAGCAACCCTAGCTAAGCCATTGCATATTGGTAATGCAACCAGGTTAGGCCTTGAAGCTGCCATTCTGGCTGCTAATGGTATGGAGGCTAGCTCTCTCATACTTGATGATGTGCCTGGGTGTTCTGGTTTTAGTGCTTTTTATAGTGACTACCAGCCCAAGACTCTTGCTTCACCAGGAAAGCATTACGATTTTCTTCTACAGAAGCAAGACATTGCGTTCAAGTCTTTCCCAGCACATTTAGGAATGCACTGGATAGTTGATGCTGCTGTCTCAGTGAGAAGCAAGTTTGAAGAGAAGTATGGCATATTCAACCCATCCACCATTCAGACCATTATTCTTAGAATTCCAGTCTCCAAATACATTAACAGACCCTACCCTGATTCAGAACATGAGGCTCGTCACTCCTTCCAATTCAATGCCTGCACTGCACTATTAGACGGTGAAGTTAACATCACGTCTTTCCATGAAGATAGAATGTTTCGTAATGAAATCCATAATCTGCTAAGCAAAATAGTAGTGGAGCACCCACAAGACAATGAAGCTAACTTTGACAAGATGTATGGAGAAGTTGTCCTACTGCTGAAAAGTGGAGAAAGGATGATTGGAAAATGTGACACTTTTTATGGGCACTGGAGAAAACCTCTGAGCCGAGAATCTTTACTCAAGAAATTCTTGTCCAATGCTGGACAAGTCCTAAAAGAAGACCAAGTTCAAGCTGTAATACAGATGGTAGAAAATCTAGAAAGTATCACAGATAGCTCACAGTTACCAACTCTGCTCCATTAA